One window of the Spirochaetia bacterium 38H-sp genome contains the following:
- the thyX gene encoding FAD-dependent thymidylate synthase, which yields MAHCIVKEAEEILDKEFKVLDKGFVRLVDYMGSDDRIVQAARVSYGAGTRSYREDAALIDYLLRNEHTSPFEQVVLTFHARMPIFVARQWVRHRTARLNEISGRYSVMEEAFYVPQPAVVSPQSKDNKQGRATESFSEEITEDIIERLSEGQKRAYEEYMELVDMGLARELARINLPLSLYTEWYWQIDLHNLFRFLKLRLDAHAQYEIREYARVMLDIAKKVCPRAVSSFEQHILGAVKFSEKEFAFLQKKGIDFSQEERPEDFSEKEWARFLAKLEDGRQR from the coding sequence ATGGCTCATTGTATTGTAAAAGAGGCTGAGGAGATTCTTGATAAGGAATTTAAGGTGCTTGATAAGGGTTTTGTCAGGCTTGTCGATTATATGGGAAGTGACGATAGGATTGTTCAGGCTGCACGGGTTTCTTATGGGGCAGGTACAAGGTCGTACAGGGAGGATGCAGCTCTCATAGATTATCTTTTGCGCAATGAGCATACGTCCCCTTTTGAACAGGTTGTGCTTACATTTCATGCCAGGATGCCTATTTTTGTTGCTAGGCAGTGGGTAAGGCATAGAACGGCAAGGCTCAATGAGATATCTGGTCGCTACAGCGTGATGGAAGAGGCTTTTTATGTACCCCAACCGGCTGTTGTGTCGCCTCAGAGCAAGGATAATAAGCAGGGCAGGGCTACAGAGAGTTTCTCCGAGGAGATTACGGAGGACATCATAGAGCGGCTTTCTGAGGGACAAAAAAGGGCATATGAGGAGTATATGGAGCTTGTGGATATGGGGCTTGCGCGAGAGCTTGCGAGAATCAATCTGCCGCTTAGCCTTTATACTGAGTGGTATTGGCAGATTGACTTGCATAATCTTTTTCGTTTTTTAAAGCTCAGGCTTGATGCTCATGCTCAGTATGAAATACGCGAATATGCCAGGGTCATGCTGGATATTGCCAAAAAGGTTTGTCCGCGGGCTGTTTCTTCTTTCGAACAGCATATTCTCGGCGCTGTTAAGTTTTCAGAAAAAGAGTTTGCTTTTTTACAGAAAAAAGGGATTGATTTTTCACAGGAGGAGAGGCCAGAGGATTTTTCTGAGAAAGAATGGGCACGGTTTCTTGCCAAGTTGGAGGACGGAAGACAGCGCTAG
- a CDS encoding histidine phosphatase family protein: MRFLLCRHAKAVSASGSTGDFERVLSEKGRRDAVVVRGRLKEHGFLPEKVFSSSAKRAVETASIVFPDTDIVLIDALYHSSGEGVVEFLRSIDNDCFAVVGHNPSMEEAVFSLTGRLYSMGTSDCIAFEGDWENGFEFLWRVGKD; this comes from the coding sequence ATGCGATTTTTACTCTGCCGCCATGCCAAGGCTGTTTCTGCTTCTGGAAGCACAGGGGATTTTGAGCGTGTTTTGTCAGAAAAAGGACGGAGAGATGCTGTTGTAGTAAGAGGCAGGTTAAAAGAGCATGGCTTTTTGCCAGAAAAGGTTTTTTCTTCTTCTGCAAAGCGGGCTGTTGAGACCGCTTCTATCGTGTTTCCTGATACGGACATTGTTCTCATCGATGCTCTTTATCATTCTTCCGGAGAGGGAGTTGTGGAGTTTTTACGTTCTATAGATAACGATTGTTTTGCTGTGGTAGGGCATAATCCCTCTATGGAAGAGGCGGTTTTTTCTCTTACCGGGCGCCTTTATTCTATGGGAACTTCCGATTGTATTGCTTTTGAGGGTGATTGGGAGAATGGTTTTGAGTTTTTGTGGCGGGTTGGTAAGGATTAG
- a CDS encoding tetratricopeptide repeat protein, producing the protein MPEKTAIQIDAQENKLRKAQDAYQLGDLTVAENITKSILKEMYKSPGAHILMGLIKLQKGETQKAIEYFDKSISLEPTSEAFNNLGVAYRKIGKYNEAIRAFTKALQDFPPRADIYYNLANTYKDIGKSDKAIEAYKIAIKINPNFTSAYNNLATLYQEAGKNKEAIETLEKGLEHDPDNTSLLYNMGITYQLQKRYQEARKYFLKTLQKKPKWIECINNLGIVEQALGLSNDAIERFKIILKENSSHAPAINNLASILARKGQYNEALRLFVKALKNNPQHQTAAHNIIHLLREHASFFDAEKELSILSVDFPENITIKLAYAKLLFDNKKYDKAEEILLELENAGAEDPEISKLLGIIAFIEKDEKRASKYFSVYKAEKKDTSYELEIIKLLREQKDYKNAILRLKEYLSDNPSDKEAKILYAEICLDQGNIDEAFSIMKKAEEENKDDPQILSTFARIYQKSGQKEKAIETIDNIISIQSKRGTEEDISNLNESLSLYEETIKAFMEGENKKWEENLKKISNFSSSEEEWEIDLSITEMDDGAKLLNFEERFTKEGSASLIEETEEEETEKEEDRELPTLEQQFIPAQSPSLLDLPDEALRRPQQPVYITAPPTPQQSAPQFPAPQQPQIPPVMPPPQQPYYPPPSQSTQYPPQPNLPQQAPPPIYPPQSQQPTPILQQQVPQYSSPQAAPPQYQSQQTFSPQPQSIAQQTTAPPQQPQYQTHPQPFPSYNPSHKDNTINQPSFQPEEDLLQPEEDLLQPEEDLLQPEEDLLQPEEDLTENLTQDNATADLAEEPLAEEPLAEEPLAEEPLAEEPLAEEPLAEESFTQPQLPQNHPNIPLEHMPEYADLGEPPQPAIPMEELPEYADLHDTPRAEVTEPEEHEKQQDNPPVTTAHNLPSPQEQAALLNYLENLASYLPEPRKQELEKSNYKTKLDRIKERLLRVSDNKTESSTTATRQNNTVPNIKSKKDSPSPPSSIQEMGERMEKLLTAINDFRSKST; encoded by the coding sequence ATGCCAGAAAAAACAGCTATACAGATAGATGCACAGGAAAATAAACTCAGAAAAGCACAGGATGCATATCAACTGGGTGATTTGACAGTAGCAGAAAACATAACAAAGTCCATACTCAAAGAAATGTACAAAAGCCCCGGAGCACATATCCTCATGGGTCTTATAAAGCTGCAAAAAGGAGAAACCCAAAAAGCAATAGAATACTTTGATAAATCCATAAGCCTAGAACCAACATCAGAAGCGTTTAATAATCTTGGTGTTGCATACAGAAAAATAGGGAAATACAATGAAGCCATTCGAGCTTTTACAAAAGCTCTACAGGATTTTCCACCCCGAGCAGATATCTACTACAACCTTGCCAATACATATAAAGATATAGGGAAGTCGGACAAAGCAATAGAAGCATACAAAATAGCTATAAAAATAAATCCCAATTTTACTTCTGCATATAATAATCTGGCAACGCTCTATCAGGAAGCAGGAAAAAATAAGGAAGCAATAGAAACACTGGAAAAAGGCTTGGAACATGACCCGGACAACACATCACTGCTATATAACATGGGAATAACATATCAATTACAAAAGAGATATCAAGAGGCAAGAAAATACTTTTTAAAAACACTTCAAAAAAAGCCCAAATGGATAGAATGTATAAACAATCTTGGAATAGTAGAACAAGCTCTGGGGCTAAGCAATGATGCAATAGAGAGATTTAAAATAATTCTCAAAGAAAACAGCTCTCATGCTCCTGCAATAAATAATCTTGCAAGTATACTGGCAAGAAAAGGACAATATAACGAGGCTCTGCGACTTTTTGTAAAAGCATTGAAAAACAACCCGCAACATCAAACAGCAGCACACAATATTATACACCTGCTAAGAGAGCATGCGTCTTTTTTTGATGCAGAGAAAGAGCTTTCTATTCTGTCAGTCGATTTTCCAGAAAACATTACCATAAAGCTGGCATATGCAAAACTACTTTTTGATAATAAAAAATATGATAAAGCAGAAGAAATACTACTTGAACTGGAAAATGCAGGAGCAGAAGACCCAGAAATAAGCAAGCTCCTAGGTATTATTGCATTTATAGAGAAAGATGAGAAACGTGCAAGTAAATATTTCTCTGTTTACAAGGCAGAAAAAAAGGATACCAGTTATGAGCTTGAAATAATAAAACTGCTAAGAGAACAGAAAGATTATAAAAACGCCATACTCAGATTAAAAGAATACTTGTCAGATAATCCATCAGACAAAGAAGCAAAGATTCTATATGCAGAGATATGCCTTGACCAGGGGAATATCGATGAAGCCTTCTCCATAATGAAAAAAGCTGAAGAAGAGAACAAAGATGACCCGCAAATTCTTTCTACCTTTGCCAGGATATACCAAAAATCAGGACAAAAAGAAAAAGCAATAGAAACTATAGACAATATAATAAGTATACAGAGCAAAAGAGGAACAGAAGAAGATATATCCAATCTTAACGAAAGTCTCTCTCTATATGAAGAAACAATAAAAGCATTTATGGAAGGAGAAAATAAAAAATGGGAAGAAAACCTAAAAAAGATAAGTAATTTTTCTTCCTCGGAAGAAGAGTGGGAAATAGACCTATCTATTACAGAAATGGATGACGGTGCAAAATTACTTAACTTCGAAGAGCGTTTTACAAAAGAAGGCAGTGCATCATTGATAGAAGAAACAGAAGAAGAGGAAACAGAGAAAGAAGAAGATAGAGAACTCCCTACTTTGGAACAACAGTTTATACCTGCACAGAGCCCTTCACTTCTGGATCTCCCTGATGAAGCCCTGAGAAGACCACAACAGCCTGTTTATATAACAGCTCCTCCGACACCTCAACAATCAGCACCTCAATTCCCAGCTCCGCAGCAACCTCAGATTCCACCTGTTATGCCACCTCCCCAACAACCCTATTATCCTCCTCCATCGCAGTCCACACAATATCCTCCACAACCAAATCTCCCGCAACAAGCACCGCCACCAATTTATCCTCCTCAATCACAGCAGCCCACACCAATACTGCAACAACAAGTTCCACAATACTCCTCGCCGCAAGCTGCTCCTCCACAATATCAGTCACAACAGACATTCAGCCCACAGCCGCAAAGCATAGCACAACAGACAACTGCACCACCGCAACAGCCGCAATATCAAACGCATCCACAACCCTTTCCATCATATAACCCTTCACACAAAGATAACACAATCAATCAACCAAGCTTTCAGCCAGAAGAAGACCTGCTTCAGCCAGAAGAAGACCTGCTTCAGCCAGAAGAAGACCTGCTTCAGCCAGAAGAAGACCTGCTTCAGCCAGAAGAAGACCTGACAGAAAACTTAACACAAGACAACGCAACCGCAGACTTAGCAGAAGAACCCTTAGCAGAAGAACCCTTAGCAGAAGAACCCTTAGCAGAAGAACCCTTAGCAGAAGAACCCTTAGCAGAAGAACCCTTAGCAGAAGAAAGCTTCACCCAGCCTCAGCTTCCCCAAAACCATCCCAACATCCCGTTGGAACACATGCCAGAATACGCAGACCTCGGAGAACCACCACAACCTGCAATCCCTATGGAAGAATTGCCAGAATATGCAGATCTTCACGATACCCCGCGCGCAGAAGTAACAGAACCGGAAGAACATGAAAAGCAGCAGGATAATCCTCCTGTGACAACGGCCCATAACCTTCCCAGCCCTCAGGAACAGGCCGCACTACTCAACTACCTTGAAAACCTTGCCTCATATCTACCAGAACCAAGGAAACAGGAGCTGGAAAAAAGCAACTACAAAACAAAGCTGGATAGAATAAAAGAAAGATTACTGAGAGTATCAGATAATAAAACAGAATCCTCCACAACAGCAACAAGACAAAACAATACAGTGCCTAATATAAAAAGCAAAAAGGACTCCCCTTCTCCCCCGTCAAGCATACAGGAAATGGGAGAGAGAATGGAAAAGCTACTTACAGCCATAAACGATTTTAGAAGCAAAAGTACATAA
- a CDS encoding fibronectin type III domain-containing protein, with translation MKIRKILIYIPLLCLFIIYPCFAEEIIIGKGTYDWEKILQTQNNASIITTTIRGQEKTLGISISTKKKPDNFTDMLLSFENSATDIVGNFIAVNIPEIRKINSPEGQNSISLETNSNLILKPVHSKLFYPGAEWQEAEISFWIKTIPFQEEAGIFLWKGVLEIYNKTIPQTIECSIRNQKISWRFINTFFSSQEETSINIIDIESQSRILPDKWYKITLLYQADPGILTLKINNKEEAIIHTTASGKEGSIPYFFKLGQISKNLIYIGHGFTGYMDNIVFSTKTDETTVTDKNLMAYIETKPLEIEKENVIIENISYLADIPQYANISIDYRTSKKAMEINQEEWQPISFFPLQKGKEARFIQLRIKLDAIDRDKLPLIKDITIKYKNIPPLLPPARISAKEVKNGIELHWSQVKQKGIGGYRIYFGTRSGYYFGSDNTGKDSPIETQDTYYTIKNLEPGKIYFFSITTFSKDDKERESKFSAEISARAGSF, from the coding sequence ATGAAAATAAGAAAAATACTTATCTATATTCCTCTATTATGCCTCTTTATAATATATCCTTGCTTTGCAGAGGAAATAATCATAGGAAAAGGGACATATGACTGGGAAAAAATATTACAGACCCAGAATAACGCAAGTATAATAACGACCACCATAAGAGGACAAGAAAAAACCCTTGGCATTAGCATATCCACAAAAAAAAAGCCAGACAATTTTACGGATATGCTTCTTTCTTTTGAAAATTCTGCAACAGATATTGTGGGCAATTTTATTGCTGTCAACATCCCAGAAATAAGAAAAATAAACTCTCCAGAAGGACAGAACAGTATAAGCCTAGAAACCAATTCCAATCTTATATTAAAACCTGTACACAGCAAGCTTTTTTATCCTGGAGCAGAATGGCAGGAAGCAGAAATATCCTTCTGGATAAAGACGATTCCGTTTCAAGAAGAAGCCGGAATATTTCTATGGAAGGGTGTACTGGAAATATATAATAAAACAATACCGCAGACAATAGAATGCTCAATAAGAAACCAAAAGATAAGCTGGAGATTTATAAATACTTTTTTTTCTTCTCAGGAAGAAACATCAATAAACATAATAGACATAGAAAGCCAATCGAGGATTCTACCTGATAAATGGTATAAAATAACCCTTCTGTATCAGGCAGATCCCGGGATTTTGACTTTAAAAATTAACAACAAAGAAGAAGCAATAATTCATACTACAGCAAGCGGCAAAGAAGGCTCTATCCCTTATTTTTTTAAACTGGGACAAATAAGCAAAAATCTTATCTATATAGGCCATGGGTTCACAGGATATATGGACAACATAGTATTTTCTACAAAAACAGATGAAACTACTGTTACAGACAAAAACCTCATGGCATATATAGAAACAAAACCCCTAGAAATAGAAAAAGAAAATGTAATAATAGAAAATATATCCTACCTGGCTGATATCCCTCAATATGCTAACATAAGCATAGATTACAGAACAAGCAAAAAAGCAATGGAAATAAACCAAGAAGAATGGCAACCTATCTCATTTTTTCCTTTACAAAAAGGTAAAGAAGCAAGATTTATACAATTGAGAATAAAACTCGATGCGATAGATAGAGATAAACTACCTCTTATAAAAGATATAACCATAAAATATAAAAATATCCCTCCTCTTCTTCCTCCCGCAAGAATAAGTGCTAAGGAAGTAAAAAACGGCATAGAACTTCATTGGTCTCAAGTAAAGCAGAAAGGAATAGGGGGATACAGAATATATTTTGGAACAAGAAGTGGATATTACTTTGGCTCTGATAATACAGGCAAAGATAGTCCTATAGAGACACAGGACACTTATTATACGATAAAAAATCTGGAACCTGGTAAAATATACTTTTTTTCTATTACAACCTTCTCAAAAGATGATAAAGAAAGAGAAAGTAAATTTTCCGCAGAAATATCTGCTCGTGCAGGGAGTTTTTAG
- the uvrC gene encoding excinuclease ABC subunit UvrC encodes MTEEKYSHSNIQKQISIAPFSPGVYLMKDKKGKIIYVGKAKVLRNRLRSYLSAKKDIKTTHLMQHVFSIEWIVTPAEYDALLLENTLIKKYQPKYNIDLKDGKTYPVIRITSDDFPRIFKTRRIVKDGSLYFGPFGGAALLSLYLDFIDKFFSLRKCKGKLKRRDNPCLYYHIGRCPAPCVGKISKEDYAKIVEDIKSLLSGDTAEFKRLLTVRMNKAAEKMAYEEAAKYRDAISALEEIERNEQKVMDFSFDKRDYAAYSREEPYACFSVFKMRDGKLVGKDSYIVNVFETEEDDFTNFLIQYYSSAVSLPSSVFIGQKADIDSIKRYIKEEKNEKLEINFINNDVLFNMVLENAREELSRHMRLRGNPEALLALQDALELPEPPLRIEGFDIAHLNGSFPYASMVQFLGGVPNKSEYRLFSIKSLKGLIDDYQSIKEAVARRYSRLLNEKKVLPDLILIDGGKGQVNAAFSVLDSIGLSYIPVIGLAKKEEEIFMPNISKPLVLDRRNPALKLLQYVRDEAHRFATGANTKARKIKMDSSLLEAVDGIGKKRAASLLKEFSSIKKIASADEQKISLVSGLSIEKAAELKSMLNEFLRTHEL; translated from the coding sequence ATGACAGAGGAAAAATACAGTCACAGTAATATACAAAAACAGATTTCAATAGCCCCTTTTTCTCCCGGTGTATATCTTATGAAGGATAAAAAGGGCAAAATAATATATGTAGGCAAGGCAAAGGTCCTAAGAAACAGATTGAGGTCATATCTTTCTGCAAAAAAAGATATAAAAACTACACATCTGATGCAGCATGTTTTTTCCATAGAATGGATAGTAACTCCTGCGGAATACGATGCCTTACTGCTTGAAAATACTCTAATAAAAAAATATCAGCCTAAATACAATATAGATTTGAAAGATGGGAAAACTTATCCTGTCATAAGGATAACTTCTGACGATTTCCCTAGAATTTTTAAAACCAGAAGAATAGTTAAAGATGGCTCTTTGTATTTTGGGCCCTTTGGAGGAGCAGCCCTGCTTTCTCTATATCTTGATTTTATAGACAAATTTTTTTCTCTGAGGAAATGTAAAGGCAAACTAAAAAGAAGGGATAATCCATGTTTATATTATCACATAGGAAGATGCCCTGCGCCATGTGTAGGTAAAATTTCAAAAGAAGATTATGCAAAAATTGTAGAAGATATTAAATCTTTGCTTTCCGGTGATACGGCTGAGTTTAAAAGATTATTGACCGTTCGAATGAATAAAGCGGCAGAAAAAATGGCGTATGAGGAGGCTGCAAAATATAGGGATGCTATTTCTGCGTTAGAAGAAATAGAAAGAAACGAACAAAAAGTAATGGATTTTTCCTTTGATAAAAGAGACTATGCAGCATATTCTAGAGAGGAGCCTTATGCTTGTTTTTCTGTTTTTAAAATGAGGGATGGCAAGCTGGTAGGTAAAGATTCTTATATCGTTAATGTTTTTGAAACCGAAGAAGATGATTTTACCAATTTTCTTATACAATACTACTCTTCAGCTGTATCTCTTCCTTCTTCTGTTTTTATAGGACAAAAAGCGGATATAGATAGTATAAAAAGATACATAAAAGAAGAGAAAAATGAAAAATTAGAAATTAATTTTATTAATAATGATGTACTTTTTAATATGGTTCTTGAAAATGCAAGAGAAGAATTGTCAAGGCATATGAGATTGCGGGGAAACCCGGAAGCGCTTCTTGCTTTGCAGGATGCACTAGAACTTCCAGAGCCTCCTCTGAGAATAGAAGGCTTTGATATTGCTCATCTTAATGGAAGTTTTCCTTATGCCTCTATGGTGCAATTTTTGGGAGGAGTCCCTAATAAATCTGAATACAGACTATTTTCTATTAAATCTTTAAAGGGGCTTATTGATGATTATCAGTCTATAAAGGAGGCTGTTGCTAGAAGATACTCCAGGTTGTTAAATGAGAAAAAAGTTTTGCCAGATCTTATTCTTATAGATGGAGGGAAAGGGCAGGTAAATGCAGCATTCTCTGTCTTGGACTCTATAGGGCTTTCTTATATTCCTGTTATTGGGCTTGCAAAAAAAGAAGAAGAAATCTTTATGCCTAATATTTCCAAACCCCTTGTATTAGATAGAAGAAATCCGGCCTTAAAACTTCTACAGTATGTAAGAGATGAGGCTCACAGATTTGCAACAGGAGCAAATACAAAGGCAAGAAAGATAAAAATGGATTCTTCTCTGCTTGAGGCTGTGGATGGTATAGGCAAAAAGAGAGCAGCATCCTTGTTAAAAGAGTTTTCTTCAATAAAAAAAATAGCTTCTGCTGACGAACAGAAAATAAGCCTAGTTTCTGGACTTTCTATCGAAAAAGCTGCTGAGCTAAAATCAATGCTTAACGAATTTTTAAGGACTCATGAGTTATGA
- the holA gene encoding DNA polymerase III subunit delta, with protein sequence MAKISPIYTLLGPETGQKKEKIEEIKLILKKQKGPIETEHFYADEISFSEILPKLETTGLFSAHNLIIIENADSITGKDVSLLSSYLDTPGKQTTVIFLSEKTKLGTGIEKKLKKYPFEIFWELGESNRISIIQKILRDNGLKIDREALELFLELIAPQSEQIKEECSRLTSFFPKGHNITEKDIERFLYHSREETIFSLFSFIAARDLNKTLESAKTLTNQSTSGVYQITGGLLWQLRKVLAIKKMTARGYHRDDALLKCGIRGISLKKDILNADKNYSTKEIKQAISLVISCDKKLRLYRKELHENIFLQTLYKIITHESLKIR encoded by the coding sequence ATGGCTAAAATAAGTCCAATATATACATTACTAGGCCCAGAAACAGGGCAGAAAAAAGAGAAAATAGAGGAAATCAAATTAATATTAAAAAAGCAAAAAGGTCCGATAGAAACAGAACATTTCTATGCGGACGAAATTTCTTTTTCTGAAATTCTCCCCAAGCTTGAAACTACTGGTCTTTTTTCAGCTCATAATCTCATAATAATAGAAAACGCAGATTCTATAACAGGAAAAGACGTTTCTCTCCTCTCGTCATACTTGGATACCCCAGGGAAACAAACTACTGTTATATTTTTATCGGAGAAAACAAAATTAGGGACTGGAATAGAAAAAAAACTAAAGAAATATCCTTTTGAAATTTTTTGGGAACTAGGAGAATCCAACAGAATATCAATCATTCAAAAAATACTTAGAGATAACGGTTTAAAAATAGATAGGGAAGCATTGGAGCTTTTCCTTGAGCTCATAGCTCCTCAATCAGAACAAATAAAAGAAGAATGTTCTAGATTAACATCTTTCTTCCCAAAAGGACACAATATTACAGAAAAAGACATAGAAAGATTTTTATATCACTCCAGAGAAGAAACTATCTTTTCTCTTTTTTCATTTATTGCAGCAAGAGATTTAAACAAAACACTGGAGTCAGCAAAAACCCTTACAAACCAGAGCACATCCGGAGTCTATCAAATAACAGGGGGATTACTCTGGCAGTTGAGAAAGGTCTTAGCCATAAAAAAAATGACTGCTCGAGGCTATCATAGAGACGATGCTCTTTTAAAATGCGGAATAAGAGGAATATCTCTAAAAAAAGACATACTCAATGCAGATAAAAATTATAGCACAAAAGAAATAAAACAAGCAATTTCTCTTGTCATATCCTGTGACAAAAAGCTGCGACTGTACAGAAAAGAACTACATGAAAATATTTTCTTGCAAACACTGTATAAAATCATAACTCATGAGTCCTTAAAAATTCGTTAA
- the lexA gene encoding transcriptional repressor LexA — MKKELSSRQKEVFGYIMSYKTMHGFSPTYREIAEHFSINERAAYEVVKALEKKEYIKRYSNKSRAIDIIEETPSFVSIPLIGSIAAGKPIFAEENMEEKINLPETMLPRGGGQFFALRVKGDSMEERGILDGDTAIIKKQDTAENGDIVAALIEDYATLKVFYKEKHRVRLEAANPKYHPIYTSSLKILGKLIFLVRQYG; from the coding sequence ATGAAAAAAGAACTCAGCTCAAGACAGAAAGAAGTCTTTGGATATATTATGAGTTATAAAACCATGCATGGTTTTTCTCCCACATACAGGGAGATAGCAGAACACTTTTCAATCAACGAAAGAGCTGCATATGAGGTTGTAAAAGCTCTGGAAAAAAAAGAATACATAAAAAGATATAGCAATAAATCAAGAGCAATCGACATAATAGAAGAAACCCCTTCATTCGTATCCATACCCCTTATAGGCAGTATAGCAGCAGGTAAACCTATCTTTGCAGAAGAAAACATGGAGGAAAAAATAAATCTTCCGGAAACAATGCTGCCAAGGGGTGGTGGGCAGTTCTTTGCCCTCAGAGTAAAAGGAGACAGCATGGAAGAACGAGGGATTCTGGATGGAGATACGGCAATAATAAAAAAACAGGATACTGCAGAAAATGGGGATATTGTGGCAGCTCTTATAGAAGATTATGCAACACTCAAGGTGTTTTACAAAGAAAAACATAGAGTAAGACTGGAAGCAGCCAATCCCAAATACCACCCAATATATACATCCTCACTTAAAATATTGGGCAAACTGATTTTTCTGGTGAGACAATATGGCTAA
- a CDS encoding sigma-54 dependent transcriptional regulator → MKANILIIDDEENIRLTMEAILEDEGYTVISAEDGLEGLKILEKYDIDIVFLDLWLPHKGGMEILPEIKERFPHTEVIVISGHGNIDTAVKAVKTGAYDFLEKPLSMERITTVTRNVLQLNSLKRENSRLKNKLVQEDLMIGSSPAIQQVKEKIIQSASSDARIMILGENGTGKELVAKEIHKMSNRADMPFVEVNCAAIPDTLLESELFGHEKGAFTGAHNSRKGKFEMAHRGTLFLDEIGDMSLASQAKVLRAIQDLQFSRVGGEHLINVDVRIISATNKNLEEEVKKGNFREDLFFRLNVIPITVPPLRERIDDIPLLTKYFIEKFTTDSNQAKSITEEAIKTLQDYHWPGNVRELKNTIERICVLVDKNEIEKEDILEFIGKSQPSTENKTSEYLDRLLELSLNEAKDKFEKTMIEIKLKENHYNISKTAASLGIYSSNLHAKIKKYNIEIKK, encoded by the coding sequence ATGAAAGCAAACATACTAATAATCGATGACGAAGAAAACATACGGCTCACTATGGAAGCCATCTTGGAGGATGAAGGTTATACAGTCATAAGTGCAGAAGACGGGCTTGAAGGGCTTAAAATACTGGAAAAGTATGATATAGATATTGTCTTTCTTGATTTATGGCTTCCACATAAAGGCGGAATGGAAATTCTTCCCGAAATAAAAGAAAGGTTTCCCCATACAGAAGTGATAGTAATATCAGGTCACGGTAACATAGATACTGCAGTAAAAGCCGTAAAAACAGGCGCTTATGATTTCTTGGAAAAACCACTTAGCATGGAGAGGATAACTACTGTTACCAGAAACGTCCTGCAACTTAACAGTCTAAAAAGGGAGAATAGCAGACTTAAAAATAAGTTAGTGCAAGAAGATCTTATGATAGGCTCTTCTCCTGCAATACAACAAGTAAAAGAAAAGATTATACAAAGTGCATCAAGCGACGCAAGAATAATGATATTGGGAGAAAACGGTACGGGGAAAGAACTGGTAGCAAAAGAAATACATAAAATGAGCAACAGAGCGGACATGCCTTTTGTAGAAGTAAACTGTGCTGCAATACCGGATACACTTCTGGAGAGCGAACTTTTTGGACATGAAAAAGGTGCGTTTACAGGAGCACATAACTCAAGAAAAGGTAAGTTCGAAATGGCCCACAGGGGAACTCTGTTTCTAGACGAAATAGGAGACATGAGTCTGGCTTCCCAGGCAAAGGTATTGCGGGCAATACAGGATTTACAATTCTCCAGAGTTGGAGGAGAACATCTTATAAATGTTGATGTAAGAATAATATCCGCTACAAATAAAAATCTGGAAGAAGAAGTAAAAAAGGGCAATTTTAGAGAAGATTTATTCTTTAGGTTAAATGTCATTCCCATAACAGTACCACCTCTGAGAGAAAGAATAGACGATATACCTCTTCTGACAAAATATTTTATAGAAAAATTTACTACGGATTCCAATCAGGCAAAAAGTATAACAGAGGAAGCTATAAAAACACTACAAGATTATCACTGGCCAGGTAACGTAAGAGAGTTAAAAAACACAATAGAAAGAATCTGCGTATTGGTTGATAAAAATGAAATAGAGAAAGAGGACATACTGGAATTCATAGGAAAATCTCAACCATCAACAGAAAACAAAACAAGCGAATATTTGGATAGACTGTTAGAACTAAGTTTAAACGAAGCAAAAGATAAATTCGAAAAAACAATGATAGAGATAAAATTAAAAGAAAATCACTACAATATATCAAAGACAGCAGCAAGCTTGGGGATTTATTCCAGCAATCTTCATGCAAAAATAAAAAAATATAACATAGAGATAAAAAAATGA